ATGTTTGTTGGGATGATAATGATGTaataaaaggaaaaccaaCTGGTGCTGTCAGGATATCATTTGGGTATATTTCCACTTACCAAGATGCAGAGGTATGATTTTCATTAAGTTTACAGTGGCATTTATCAAAATTTctgttttgtttattttgggCATTGAACATATAGTTCTTTCAAACAGACCAGTTACATAGTCCTCTCTGAGCAGTTATCAATGATCTCATaacttccttttcttttctaggaATTTCTGAAGTTCCTGGAATCTTCTTTTCTGTCCAAACCAATAGCCTCCAACAATGGGTACACGTTGAATATGAACATGCTTAACTTAGTAGGTAATTGCTTTATGATATGAAACTAGTAGCACATTGTTTATCTGCTAGCATGCTTTTACCAGTGTGCCGATGTAGTTCATATAAAATTTAATCGCAGACAACCGGAGTCAACAAGTTGTTCCAGATGTTCGCTTAAAGTCCATAATTATTTACCCTGTGAAATCTTGCCAAGGATTTAGTGTGCAGAGTTGGCCGCTGACCACTGGTGGTATGTGTACATCCTGTAGCAAGTTTATTCTTCTAACTGCAGCTTTGGATACAGCAATTTTGGTGATCATATACAGACATTCTATAAAGTATGCGGCCTTTTTACTTAGGTTTAAAGTATGACAGAGAATGGCTTCTCCAAGGATCAGGTGGTGAAATTTTGACACAAAAAAGGGTAACTGAATTATTCATGTTCTTTGTGACTACCCACTACTTTGTGCATTTCGACACTTGAAGAAAACTTAGTTTACTTCAGGTGTCAAAAAGATATCTTGAACCATAGTTACATATGGTGTGGACATGAACAGGGCAACACGAAATTATTTCTTATTGCTTAACCAAACTCATGTAGAACTGTACAACCGTTTgatatttttctcaaaattaTCTGTCTTAGTTGGGTTTTATATTGTTAGGTACCAGAGTTGGGCTCTATCCGTACGTTGATCAACCTGGAGCTTGGGAAGCTCTTCGTAGAGTCACCCAAACGCAAGGATAAATTGCAAATTTCTCTTCTAGAGAATTTGACTCATCTAACCGCAGAAGTAGATGTATATGGCCAAAGGTGTGGTCACAGACACGTCCAGCTGTTCTACAACCATACCAGTTTTTGCAGTTATTTGATCCACTTCGTTACGTTTTTTATTTGGTTATATTCTACAAGTTTTACAGGTAGCTTCAGATGTAGAACAATCACTAATCCTGACAATTTGGTTCAGGTACGAGGTAGAAAGTTATGATGACAAGGTAAACACATGGTTCAGCGAAGCTATTGGACGTCACTGTACATTTGTGAGATGTTCAAACTCCAAGAAGCGTTCCTGCACATTTGCTGGCAAGAACGGTCGTCTATGCAGGGACACTCGAAGCAAACTTAGTTTTGTCAATGAAGGACAACTGCTACTAATATCTGAACAGAGTGTCTCTGATCTCAACAGTCGGCTCAGTTCAAGTATGCAATTTTCTTTGCCACTTCCCTACTTGCTGCAAAATGACCAAAGAAACCTAATTATTTATTCAAATGATCAAGATAGCTCTGGCAGCATTGACTGCTTGGCATAGCACATATTGTATAGTTGAGTTTGCATATTTCTGGACAACCTGATCTAAACATTTTCCAGGTAATGGAAATGGCAAGCAACAGATGCTTGTTGATGCAATGAGATTTCGTCCCAACATTGTTATCTCTGGGTCAATGCCATACGACGAGGACAACTGGAAAGAGCTTTGCATTGGGGAGGCCTGTTTTACTGTTAAGTGTCCTTTTCCTCTCAAATCCCTTGACAAAAGGGACTCTGTTTGTGCACATAATTGAACTTCCTTCACATGACTTCAGAGTTGACAAATTAGTAATACTTGTCTAAGCTCCTTTCTTCACAAAATCCTTATACTAGCTGTTCAGTCATATTTGGTCCATTCACTATTTTTTGCTGAATTACTTATCTCGACTGCCGGATGGTTCTTGTGCAGTCCATGGGAGGATGTAACCGTTGCCAGATGATCAACCTACATCAAAGCTCAGGGCAGGTGATCAAGTCGAAGGAACCATTGGCAACTTTAGCCTCATACAGACGAGAAAAGGTGAATTGCATGCACGTCGAAGTCAGCCGGTAGTTTGCGCTTCCTGCTATGTAGTgtaacagttttttttatgtgacCAGGGCAAGATTATGTTTGGTGTGTTGTTTAACTATGAAGATGGCttggatggagaagaagagactGTCGCGGAGAGATGGCTCCAAGTAGGGCAAGAAGTGCACTCTTCCACATGGTGATTCTCTGTACATATATTCGGGCCGGGAGCTACATCAGAAATATGCTTGCCATTTTGGCAACTGTTGAGTTGTTACATAGCTACATACCGTAACATGTGGGCACCCAGAAGATTTCCAATACATCAGCTGGAGAAACTTTTACATGCACGATGTGTGTACATTGTTTTTAAATGCTCTATGTAATATTCTTTAAAACCTAGGGCTGTTTTACAGCACGTAAAAATAAACTCAAGGAAATGGAAAATATAGCCAGAGATGGTTCAGAACTTGAGATGTTAATAAGAGTTCCTCACACTGCTGTTTCTAACTTCTATCGACATTTGGTACACAACTGAATGTGAAAAAACCAAGCGTCATGATGATTTATGAATGCATGATAATCATAACTGAATTGAGCAGTAACTATTAGAGCAAGAGAAAAAGACACTGAAACGCTTTGGTGTGAATGTGAGCTCACAAGCTTGAACAATGTTATGCAGTATGAACAGTACATTTTAAGCCTGTATCAGCGGTATTCATAGAAGGGTAGCAGATGTTGTCTCTACCGTTTGTATATGACATAGCACCATGGAGTTTGCTATCCAGATCAACTTTGCGTAGCTTCGAAAGTTCAAGTCTGGTTTATCCACATTTTGGATTGGGAACTCTGGCATTGATATTCAGCGTTCTGACATTTCCTCTACATGGAACAAGTTTCCTCTGGTAAGTTTTCTGCATTAGAGGATTGATATTATCGTCAGACCAGTGAAGTGTATAATGAGTAGTACAGTAGTAAGTAGCTTCATGCATGACAAAAGAGCTGCACAAAGGCCAGATTCTGgttcatgcatatataaaagGAACCAACCTTGGAGGGTTGGGCTTATCATCAGATAAAACCTTCATCAACCTTTCCTCAAATGGTGTGGCGTGCCAGCTGACCTTTTGATCCTAGCAACAGTTATATCATAGAATAGTTAGCTTGTATAACCTCAAGTTAAGGAAAGCATTAGATAATCGATGTATACCTCCTTGTACTTGGAGATTGTGTTTGGAATACCATTGCCATCCCATGCTTTGGGTAACCTGGGTGTAGGATTTTCGACATCCCCATTCATTCCAGAAGCTGCCCTAAATACAGGACTCTCTGTGAAAAGTGCATTCGTTCGGTCAAAAAGAAGTGTGTATTCTCACTGTGCAATTGATCGGAAGCGGATGAACTGACATCACCTTGATTCTCAATGTCTGAGGATGAAGGTTTTAGCCAGTGACATAGACTCAATGCAGCATCGCTTTCATCTGAATTAGATTTTGATAGAGCTCCACCATCCAGTAGATTCGGACTGCTGATTCGACACTTCGACTCTTCCTGAGGgagtgtttctttttcttgagatGAAGCATTATCATTGGGAAAACAGAACGGTAGAGATTTAGACAAACCCACCTTATCAACTGAACTCTTGATATAATCTGCTCCCAAATTTATCCTTTTAGGAGTATTGGAGGGTAGCACTGGTGAAGCATCTTCTGTCAGTTCCATCTGCTGAAGTTTGTTCTCAATGGGTCTCAGGACAGGATAGACAAATTGCTTGCGGGTGCGCAGACGCTTTCTAGACGCAGAAGACCCTGTATGTGAAGTATAAATTGTACCAGGGGTCTGCATGTCGTCTCTTAGCACCAAAGGGGTTGGGATTGGTGAATCGGTGCAATCAGAAAACCTGTTCTTGATGCTCCAAAAGGGGGACTTCTCTTGGAGAACTGATTGAGGGATTGAATCAACTTGTGGAACTTCATTATTAGGTTGAGTCCTTATGAAGCTGAAAGGTGACACAGCTATCAGTGCAGATACTTATGAACATCTCGTCATGATAATGTTAAACTACTTCCAGACACTTGTGAAAATCAGGGCAGTAATTACCTTTCACATGAATTAGGATCAGATACTAATGTTCCTCCCATTGCAAGTTCGTTGATGGATATGTCATCACACTGCATGTCCGAAAAGAAGGCATCAGAGAATGAAACTAATAACAAAAATGATTTCATAGATGTATTTCCCCACCTCATTAGAATTTTCCAAAGAGATTTCATATGACACATTCCGAAGTTCAGCAGGGGTTTGAGATATTGTTCCACATAACCTGAGATAATTTGCCTGGGTAGATTTAAGAGACACATGAACATTCAAACGAAAATAGGATAAACGCCTTATACATTTTCACAAGATAATTACTTTTACAGGACAGGTCTTACCAGAACATATCAAATTAATGATTAACCATATACCACACCCACTCCAAGAAATTACAGAATCATCCTACTCTCTTCATAACATATAATTATAGTCAACCAGCAACTAATAATTCGGAGCACTCATTTGACTGCAAACACTTTCGAGAGCAATTTCCATGGAAATGATTACACAGCAGTCAGTGTAGCCATGTGCAAACTTAAATCTCTCCTTGTAAACTATCCACATGACCACATATATACATAATGCGCATTGCAAGCCCAATCAGTACAGTGTATTAGTTGTTGGAAAAGCTAAAAGGTAAACACATATACAATCAAGAGATCAACCTGGAACTAGGACGTGACAGTCACAATAATCACACAACAATTTCGCCACTTGCGTGACACACAGAGGAACGAGTTATCATTTAACAAGCCATGCTCTTGTTCGCATACCTCTAGCCTAAGCTCCTTATCAATGTCACCCACATCTGCCGAATGCTCATGCGACGAAGTACCCTCTCCATAACCTAAAACCAGGGACACCAGGTTAACCAAACGATGTCTCCAAAACGCAAATCCGATCGAAATTAACATCCAGGACTGACAGTACGCGGAAGGGAACAGAACTGGCTACCTTTCTCCTCATCCGACGCCGACAGCGCCTCCCCGAGCCGATCCTTGGGCACGAGCAGATCCTATACACACGAACACAATCATCACCGTCTATATCGATCCGAAGCCCGAACGGACCAGTCCAACGCGAGGGCTGTAGTCAAAGGAGGCTGGAGCGATAGCTGCAGCTAGCTAGGGGTTACTCACCCGGTGGCCCTCGGAGACGGGGCGGCCGTAGCGGAACCAGGAGAGGAAGCAGTCGACGAGGACGGCGTCGAAGAAGGCCAGGACCGCCCTCGCGATCGCCGCCGCGCACCGGCACATCGTACGTGGTACCGCCCCCTCCGGCTCCGCCTCCCGGTTTCGCGCTTGGGTTCGAGGGCGGTGCTGGATCCGGAGCGAAGAGGGGGAAGACAGGGCGACTGGCGACGAGGAGCCGTTTGAAATGGAAGgggggagagaagaggaagaagccgtaggcgagagagagagaccgcGACAGGGGGGAATTAATCGATGGGCCGAGTTTCGGCGTTTCGGGCTGGTCTTAGGGGAATTAGCAATGGGCCGGATTGAGGCGTTCCGGCCTGGTCCTTCATTTTCAGATGAGCCTGGTTTCTATTTCAGCCCAGTTTTGTTAATGGGCCAGTTCCGATTTCGTGGGCCGAAAATGCTGTAACAGCTTCTGTCTCGAACACGGTCGCTATCGCCGACTGTGAGAGAAACGATCCAgactaaaaaaacaagaaaagagaACTGTAGCCGCGAGGAATAAAATTTTCCCCGGGACCGACTACTCGCCCGCGAGGATTTAGTTCAACCCCGGCGACAAAATCCATACTACTAGTGccaagctaagctaagctTAGGCACCGTCTCTTTGACATTGCAGCTCGCAAGACGGCGATGTACGGCCACCCGCGATCGAGGATTCCATTAAAAGTAGCTACAGTTCCGCGTCAAGTTGCTCCACAAGTACTAATCAAAAAGGATTTCCTTCCTTCACACCTGTTGCGCAGCAAAGAGACTCTCGGTTCggggaaaaaaaactgtatTCAACAATTCTGTGGTACGTACATGCCTTCTCCATCAAGGGAACCAGAGAGAATCCTGCCGCATCGAAAGCAACCTTGACAGCCCACGCTGTCCACACGTATATAAGAGACGGACGGCGCCCGGTTAATTAGTTTCCTGGAGCGAACTTTCCTAACCGGAGAAGAATTGAATTCCAGGACCAAATTGTAGCTAGTTGTAGCAGCAAAGCATTTTCTACTGAGCCGGTGTTCCTTTCACATTCCGTTCACCTTCCGTTAATCCGTGCCGTGGACCCGGCCGACGGAAATGCTTGACAAGTTTGACATATTTTTTTACGTCGAGATGCGTGTATGTATGCTCATCAATTAATGCATggttgagaaaagaaaagacttCCCGTACAGTAACTTTGGGTGTACGTCTGGTTGACTTTACCCGTTCCTCGATCAAATGTTCAGACGCGTGTTAGGCTTCAACGTCTAGCACAGGTCTGAAAATTAGTTAGCTCCTGCCCGGAGAGAGCTTAATTAGCCTTGGATGGATGGAGGCGTCGTGTTTGTTGCTGCTCCTTCACGTCATCAGGTAACCAATAGAGTGCCAATTAACTACTCTCTCCGGTCATAATTCTTAACGAATAATACATGTacctagacattttttaggaatagatacattcatatttggacaaatttaagacaaaaaattatgaaagGGAGTACGAAGTAGCTTAGCTGTCGCAACATGCCGctgaaaaaaaaggtaatTGCCGTACGTGAACAGTCGCAGCTAAACTTTGTTTTCTGAATTCCATCTGTTTTCGCAGGTAAAAGGTTGAGAACTAGCATCCCCGGTGCTGAACAGAACTTGCGTGAACGATCGGACATGTGatgctgtattttttttctttaacttTACAGGCACGCACGTGTGACACGCGACGGAAAATTAAAGTCAACCGAACGAATGTTTTAAGTGTCATATTTGCGGGGCCGTAGAAGAGCTTTTGGTTGGAGTTTTGGAGCCATGCGATGCCGCCGGGCGCCGGGGCACCACGACCTCGGCCATCTCTGCGTTCTGGAGTGCCTTTTCGAAGTTAGGGCATCCCTTTTCTCCATTCGATTCGGCAGAATATATATGTACGTGCAAAGTCACGAGTAGGTGTAAGATGAGGAATTTACATCCAACACATAACATCCACGCACGTGtggacgtacgtacgtgcaccTAATCAGAAAGTTCAGGCATATCAAATTTAATAAGTTACGTGCACGAGCAAACTAGCTTCATTCCAAGTACAAGTTCAGGCTGATCGAATATAAGTGATCTAGTCGTGAGAGGCAGGGTGGTCCAACCGACGACGCAAGATAGTACTTTCTTCGGTCCAAATTACTTGTTGGCTTGTCGCAGCTAAATTACTTGTCGCAACGTCTTTATGTAGATACTTATATACCGACACACTGAAAtttgtctatatacatgtgtATTTAAACAAAGCTGCGGCAATTAATttggtcggagggagtatcaataCTATACTTTTGCTGGTGCGACTTTCGCTTGCCGCAAAACGAGCTCAGCCACTTGCGTGATCGTGCCAATTAATGAGCTCTTGGCTCGATAGGGTTCAGGAATTGGGAACAATGAAAACATATGCATTTGAGTAACCGAGTCAGGAAGGGTGCAATCAAGATCAACAATCATACGAATCATATAAGGAGACGAATAAGCCAATATGGGGGTCGAGGATAGGGATTTGTCTGGGGATGCCTAGGAGATAACAATCTTAGCATGGGACAATTGGGCTGCTTGAGTGGGGGTCGCATTCTTTCTATTTTGGGATTGAATCAAGGTATGAGGATATATGGACTGCAGGCAAAATCTCGGGATGGTCCATGGATCGACCACCTGTGGCTATCCTAgcatatactcccttcgtctataaataaatgtatttttgggtttgtcataagtcaaagacattaaaatttgaccaatttTATTGAAAAAATAGCAACATTTATGACTTCAAATTAACATTGTTAGATCCGTTTGAAATGTACTTTTATAATATACAGATTTGATGTCATATGTGTTGCTACTATTTTCAACATAGTTGGTCaaacctaattttttttgacttaggacaaaactagatgtacacttatttgtggacggagggagtatagtATACGTGCAGTGAATACGCAGTATGCATTAATTTCTCGCGCACAATTTTCCAACAGGTTTTAGTGATGCGCGTTGAGTAATTAAGTTTTCAGCTTTGTATGCAAGTACAAGCCACCATATGGGATCAACTGAAAATGACAAGGAAGAAAAGGACATGTAGATTGTTGCGTTGTCTAGTCGATCGCCAATGTCCAATCTTCGATCTAGAATTACTTAAAGGAGATTAATCGTGGTGCACGTTTAACTGGAGACTTTGGCGATCGAAAAGGCGGCGTGACGGCCGGAAAAGTATATATGAGCGGCCGCTGTCACGCTGAAATTAGCCATGTGATCAAGGCTTGTTAATCAATAATTGACAGAGAGTCTAGATTACTGTTATCCCGCCATGCATATGGGCCTGATATCAATATTCTAGCCACTGAATGTTTACTCCTGTTTGATATAGATGAAGTTTATTTTATTGCTCGATCATTCCTATTTGCATTCTCTTGTGTACGCGCACTAATATAAGCTAGTATGATGATCATCTTGATAAGTCCTACTAATACATTCTCTAGTACGTACTGAGGTACGCTTGATCCTGATAATCAAGTCCTTAAACTACAAATCGGCACGGTCTTTGATTGGCACGAGGATCTCGTCAAACCATACTCAATTTGCTAATCAAAATTAAGTAATCCACGCATTGACTTTAATCTTCGAATTACTATAACACTAGCTCGTCCACTTAGTCTTACATACGTACGCACATTACATGTGGTAATTCTCATAAGCTAGCAAGACTAGTCCTTCACATGTTAATTAGCCTGGCTCATGGAATCAGCCTCATGATGGAGATCCATATGAATAGAAATAGATACCCTAATGCAGTTTATGAACGTGTGCATCGCTTGATGAAGAGACCATACATATACGtgttttcaaaaaagaaaacgtaAAACTAAGAACGCCAAGCATGTTCACTAGAAGCATCAGATGCATCTTTGTTTCCAATTATAAAAGCACCTGTCCTTTAGGAATCAAACTCTTCTCTACTTTGACTAACTAATAATgatatgtaaaaaaaattatttgcaAAATTCTTTTTGCTAGCATATTAATGTGAATAGCGACAATCAAAATTGACATctctaataaaaaaatgtcattATTATCGAACACAATAGTCAAAATTACATCTCGAAAACAACATTTCTTTTTTAGATAATGAAAGAGAATGACTCCTCCGGCCTCTGTTGCACACTCGACTCCGTCCTCTGGCCTCCATCGACGGTCAACATACCAACAAAGCGAGGAGAACGACACCTTCGGACTCTGTCAAAAACAATATCCATATATGTCTTATATTTAAATGCCATGTATACTATTTATTTGCAATAAAGTAAGTATACTTTGTGGACATGTGTAGATCGTCCAAGGATATATACATGTATGCCTTGCATGGTGCATAATAATTGGCTTAAATGCCTGGTGGTTGAGCttttttgtcttcttttgGAACAGTTTCAAGGCTAAATACATTATTCTGGTTGAGCTTTTGTCTTCTCTTATTCTAGATATATCTCCTGCGTATGTATGTAcgtacatgcatgtgcataCTCCTGTATAGCGCGTGCATGGAATTCAAACTGTCGTTGGCAGGGCGACAAGTGTACACGCATGTCGACCATTTCAGCAACAATAATTCAGTGGCAGAGCTTGTCACGACAAGCTAAGGTTCGCATCTTAACCCATTCCCATCTCGAATGTAATAGTCCTGCACTATTAATTACCCATAGACTATAGGTAGTATATTGATAAACGTGTAAACGGGATATCGAAGATCTTGACAATGTGTAAAGAACTTCCTTGCAGTCCCCTCCTTACACACAGGGCAAAGTCCCACTGTCTCTAGATAGACGTTTGTCCGCACTATGTTAGCCGCACTTTGTTCAAATGTattccctctgattctaaatttttgacttaaatttgccaATTTCGACAACTATTTAGGaccagagggagtagttaatttTGGTTTTTAACCGCACTTTTAGCACTTCAAtcacatattttgacaataaaGTGCGTCATATACTTTTGCCAACACGAGTATATTCGACACTTTTAAAATGCTATGAATTAAATTTGACGCACTTTAAAGCAAGTTTGACGCATTTTGGAATGCGTCTGGTTATCTACCGTGATGTAGTGGCCAGTACTGACTCATCTGACCAACATAAAACTTTTGCACGATCGATCTCCTCGCTTTGTTTGTTCAATTTGATTTTGGCCCAAATCTACAAACATAGTACACTTCATTTCATATATGCATGTTAATTTGAGTTCTCAAAAACTTCCGTATAAATTTTGTTACACATTACTAGTTCATCTTAACGGAGGGAGCAAAAGAAAGTGCTAGCTTCTACTTGTTGGAGTTTTAATTGATTAGTTAAATTAATTTAGCAAAGATGCCTTAGCTACTACGCCTATATCTTAGCTAGGGAAAGAATTTCCAAAAGGGCTTGCCCTTGTCCCTATCCACAAGAGGTGAACTAAACTAAGGATGCATCCAAGAATCTTAATTTTGTTAGGATTATTGGATGGAGAGATGTCGACGTATGTAACCtccttttttctcctttttcctgCTCCGAGAATGTGGTCCCAAAGTCCCCATACAATTCAATTCCCATACGTAGAGAATGCTTCATTTTCTTCGATCTTGACGTCTCTAGCTAGGTCTAGTACTAATTAATGGTGATAGGTGTTGGCAAACTGCTACCTTGACTTGATCGATACTTCTATGGCGTTTTATCCGGCAAGGTTCCAATACCAgccacatatatatgtaaattAATCATGAACTCTTCGCCGATccataaattaaataattccCATCCCGTGTCAAAGAGGAGAAAATTAAGTTTGTAGCATATATATCGATCGACCGATCTGATCTGATCCTTGGAACGTAACTATTCAAATGACGCAATGAGATTTTGCCAAGTCATTCAGGACAACAGCTTGaactctctcttttctctctctgcaCTTGTTGTAATCGAATTTTCCAAAGGGGTATATTTCCACACGCTTCCACATAAGCTACTTATTttggcatccatgcatgcaagagTGTAATAAATATTCCATCCATTTGCCACATATACACATGGAAATCTTATTAAATAGCTAGACGCCTAGAATACGTACGTTCGTTTCCTATTTCCAtgtcaaatatatatatacttacTACTAGTAGTTGAATTGACTTTGAAACACTGGGGTTCAGTTTGATGTCCACCTCTAAATTAAATAGCTAGAAGTCTACGCAGTGTACGTACACACACAACACGTACGTACAGTTAGCATATACACACTTCCCATAAAAAAGCATATACACACTAGTTGTATTGAATAGGTAATTTGTCAAACCTTGCGACGAAGACGACGGTGATGGGATAGTTAATGCGGCGACGTTGAACAAAGCTTAAATTCAGATGCGAAATGgacaaacattttttttgtcaaacaGGAGAACTGTTCATATGGGAAGAAGACCCAGACAAATCAATTAATGATATGAGCTTGATGCATGGATCGGTACGGTTTGCATATGTGATATACGTGTATGTGCTGTACATGTATACATGATTGAGCTTATGTGTGTGAAAGAATTCATTTTTCTTGGGGGTGTCTCGTGACACATGGGGACACGCCAACCTTTTCTGGAACTTGAGCTAGCTATATAACATTATATGCCCTTTTTGTGAGAGAGAGCAAGTGAGCATGCATGTTTGACTGGACTAGGTCAGAAAAGTCAGCTGCcatctccccctctctctttctctgtgGAGCTCTTTCTCCACAGACATTCGATCGATCGGCCATATATAGTACGGTTTAGTTTAGTTTATGCACGGTAGGCAgcagcaaacaagtactttaATACTGCTAACTGGGTGCTGTTCTTCGTGTTCATCCATCGTCGTTGTTTGGCCAAACTCTCTCTCTTAATTTCTCACATACATATAGAGAGAGGTGCTTGATTCTGCAGTAGAATCAGCTAGCTAGTTGTGTGTGTAGAAGAAGCTTGGGGATCAGGATCACATCGAATTGAAGGGCCAGAGATATGAGAGGTTTCGAGAGAAGGGGAGTCCGGCAGTACAACCGGTCGGACGAGCCGCGGATGCGGTGGACGGAGGAGCTGCACCGGCAGTTCATCGAGGCCGTCGAATGCCTCGGCGGCCAGGACGGTGAGTCCTCTCTTGTCTTTGGAGATATCTCatgatgcatatatatatgcatgcatgcctaaTTACACTTGCAATGGATGCATGGAACTCTTTTCTGCCCCCTTTCATTAGCCAGTAGTTCTTGGAATGAAAAGGGGGAAATCCACGTGATAGAGATTCtcgtatatatgcatgcatacatcatgggaatttttttctctctcctttgCATGgctgaatatatatatatatttgttgcTTAAGTAGCACCTGCCACGAATTTCGGTGGATAATCTAGGCATGCTACGTACTCAATCAACAAGTTTAGCGAACAATTTTCACCCTTTGTTCGATCTCCTATGCCGAACTCAAAATTCGTTTCCCTTTGTTTTTATCTACAAACTCGTTTTATTTCTTACGACGGTAGATTCACACATAAAAGTGCATGTAGAATAAAGACCGAAAGTAAAATGTATTCTGGAACTTGTGTATCTATAGCCTACTGCCTGTGATTTGTACGGGATCTTTAATTGGTATTCTCTTTGTCTACCAGAAGCAACACCCAAGCGAATTCTTCACCTCATGGGCGTCAAGGGAATCAGCATATCTCATATCAAGAGCCATCTCCAGGTACATATATCGATCCATTTTAGACAATTCTGTGCCACGCAAGCACATAAATATATCATACATGCATATCTTGTTTGCATATATGAGCCGGCCATGACGTATAGACACCGGCCCTCCGTCCCCCTTCATTAATTTCTCATTACAAATTACTCCACGATATCATCAGATGTACAGATCAAGCTCGAGCAataacagcaacagcaacagcccAGCCAATGCGTTTGCGAATCGCCGTCAAGATCATCGCCACGCTGATGATGCGTACTCACGGGATTGGAACAAGACGGCTGCAACTTCAGACGACAAGAACAggagtactactccgtacacCTTTCTTCGCCGCGGCCACCAGCACTCGTCTCCGTGCAGAATGTGAGTACCAAATTCAGTTTGATTTAATACTTCTGTTCTTAGTTAATTAGCGTTCCTCGTACAATTGTATACTGTACAATTCGGGGTGTTAATTTAAGCATACTAATTGTGTGCACGTACTCTTGCAGACCGTCGATAGAAGAAGTTTTCAGGAACTGGGAGCAGAGCAGAGGTCGTGTACCTTGTAGCTCCGGCGTGCTAATTACAACGACAGAGAAGGTAATAACAGTTATCTTTGCTAACTTGATCGAGCAGAAGCTTTT
This is a stretch of genomic DNA from Brachypodium distachyon strain Bd21 chromosome 1, Brachypodium_distachyon_v3.0, whole genome shotgun sequence. It encodes these proteins:
- the LOC100845039 gene encoding uncharacterized protein LOC100845039 isoform X2; protein product: MCRCAAAIARAVLAFFDAVLVDCFLSWFRYGRPVSEGHRDLLVPKDRLGEALSASDEEKGYGEGTSSHEHSADVGDIDKELRLEANYLRLCGTISQTPAELRNVSYEISLENSNECDDISINELAMGGTLVSDPNSCESFIRTQPNNEVPQVDSIPQSVLQEKSPFWSIKNRFSDCTDSPIPTPLVLRDDMQTPGTIYTSHTGSSASRKRLRTRKQFVYPVLRPIENKLQQMELTEDASPVLPSNTPKRINLGADYIKSSVDKEESKCRISSPNLLDGGALSKSNSDESDAALSLCHWLKPSSSDIENQASGMNGDVENPTPRLPKAWDGNGIPNTISKYKEDQKVSWHATPFEERLMKVLSDDKPNPPRKLTRGNLFHVEEMSER
- the LOC100845039 gene encoding uncharacterized protein LOC100845039 isoform X1; translation: MCRCAAAIARAVLAFFDAVLVDCFLSWFRYGRPVSEGHRDLLVPKDRLGEALSASDEEKGYGEGTSSHEHSADVGDIDKELRLEANYLRLCGTISQTPAELRNVSYEISLENSNECDDISINELAMGGTLVSDPNSCESFIRTQPNNEVPQVDSIPQSVLQEKSPFWSIKNRFSDCTDSPIPTPLVLRDDMQTPGTIYTSHTGSSASRKRLRTRKQFVYPVLRPIENKLQQMELTEDASPVLPSNTPKRINLGADYIKSSVDKEESKCRISSPNLLDGGALSKSNSDESDAALSLCHWLKPSSSDIENQESPVFRAASGMNGDVENPTPRLPKAWDGNGIPNTISKYKEDQKVSWHATPFEERLMKVLSDDKPNPPRKLTRGNLFHVEEMSER
- the LOC100845348 gene encoding myb family transcription factor PHL11, producing the protein MRGFERRGVRQYNRSDEPRMRWTEELHRQFIEAVECLGGQDEATPKRILHLMGVKGISISHIKSHLQMYRSSSSNNSNSNSPANAFANRRQDHRHADDAYSRDWNKTAATSDDKNRSTTPYTFLRRGHQHSSPCRIPSIEEVFRNWEQSRGRVPCSSGVLITTTEKAMGWPVRHAESKKRQNQIMAAAGCDLTLSIGRWEEASSSDADGSSTTTTEEAAVPPRGRPAGPDLNLDLTISSSWLT